From Numida meleagris isolate 19003 breed g44 Domestic line chromosome 4, NumMel1.0, whole genome shotgun sequence, the proteins below share one genomic window:
- the COMMD8 gene encoding COMM domain-containing protein 8 isoform X2: MLQLLEKLPPGRALEDYSSVWSLEEWMEVLEETRMYFKTAVGKNITDEEAIQQMNELNANYQEAIIKCLKGRKEEIRNALIEAVNAISSAQLQDFDWQLKLALSSDKISMLQMPLLNLDLDVRENGEIKPISIEMNKEELQSLINALEAANKVVLQLK; this comes from the exons atgctgcagctgctggagaagctgcCGCCGGGACGGGCTTTGGAG GATTACAGCAGTGTTTGGAGCTTGGAGGAGTGGATGGAGGTTTTGGAAGAAACAAGGATGTATTTCAAAACTGCAGTTGGCAAAAACATAACTGATGAAGAG GCTATTCAGCAGATGAATGAGTTAAATGCAAACTATCAAGAAGCAATCATAAAATGTctaaaaggcagaaaggaagaaatcaggAATGCGCTCATAGAAGCAGTAAATGCGATTTCATCTGCCCAGCTGCAGGATTTTGACTGGCAATTAAAG CTTGCTCTGTCCAGTGATAAGATCTCCATGCTGCAAATGCCACTTCTGAATCTTGATTTGGATGTGAGAGAAAATGGTGAAATTAAACCGATTTCTATAGAAATGAATaaggaagagctgcagagcctAATAAATGCGCTGGAGGCTGCTAATAAG gTTGTCTTGCAGCTGAAATGA
- the COMMD8 gene encoding COMM domain-containing protein 8 isoform X1, whose protein sequence is MLQLLEKLPPGRALEFLHNIIDGICGRGYPRYQDYSSVWSLEEWMEVLEETRMYFKTAVGKNITDEEAIQQMNELNANYQEAIIKCLKGRKEEIRNALIEAVNAISSAQLQDFDWQLKLALSSDKISMLQMPLLNLDLDVRENGEIKPISIEMNKEELQSLINALEAANKVVLQLK, encoded by the exons atgctgcagctgctggagaagctgcCGCCGGGACGGGCTTTGGAG TTCCTTCATAACATAATTGATGGCATATGTGGCCGTGGGTATCCTCGGTACCAGGATTACAGCAGTGTTTGGAGCTTGGAGGAGTGGATGGAGGTTTTGGAAGAAACAAGGATGTATTTCAAAACTGCAGTTGGCAAAAACATAACTGATGAAGAG GCTATTCAGCAGATGAATGAGTTAAATGCAAACTATCAAGAAGCAATCATAAAATGTctaaaaggcagaaaggaagaaatcaggAATGCGCTCATAGAAGCAGTAAATGCGATTTCATCTGCCCAGCTGCAGGATTTTGACTGGCAATTAAAG CTTGCTCTGTCCAGTGATAAGATCTCCATGCTGCAAATGCCACTTCTGAATCTTGATTTGGATGTGAGAGAAAATGGTGAAATTAAACCGATTTCTATAGAAATGAATaaggaagagctgcagagcctAATAAATGCGCTGGAGGCTGCTAATAAG gTTGTCTTGCAGCTGAAATGA